A portion of the Nitrospira sp. genome contains these proteins:
- a CDS encoding HEAT repeat domain-containing protein: protein MKRAASGQANLTSILILLGAVIACVWIWKRLDLDTQEYVIDQAIPFAFAGLLIASGLWMLVRAVRRRQTKRRRRERLIALFQRETARDKRLEAAFALIEVNDYRLDGLQPVIPALTELFSSTLQHALGDKQHRIRGMAASHLGVLQDKSVVPLLIKALEDDHAYVRSCAALGLGRLRAAETKGRLVRLMEEDWDQTVRSRAKEAVERMGTGC from the coding sequence ATGAAGCGCGCCGCGTCCGGCCAAGCCAACCTCACGTCGATCCTCATCCTACTGGGAGCCGTGATCGCCTGCGTCTGGATCTGGAAGCGTCTGGATCTGGACACCCAGGAGTATGTGATCGACCAGGCGATTCCCTTCGCATTCGCCGGTCTCCTGATCGCCTCGGGTCTGTGGATGCTGGTGCGTGCCGTTCGTCGCAGGCAGACCAAGCGTCGCCGGAGAGAGCGACTCATTGCCCTGTTTCAACGGGAGACCGCTCGAGATAAACGACTGGAGGCGGCGTTCGCCCTGATCGAGGTGAACGACTATCGCCTCGACGGCTTGCAGCCGGTCATCCCGGCGCTGACAGAACTGTTTTCATCGACGCTTCAGCACGCGCTGGGCGATAAACAGCACCGAATCCGCGGGATGGCCGCTAGTCATCTCGGCGTCCTGCAGGACAAGAGCGTGGTCCCGCTGCTGATCAAAGCCTTGGAAGACGATCATGCCTACGTCCGATCCTGTGCCGCCTTGGGATTGGGACGCCTTCGCGCGGCCGAGACGAAGGGGCGTTTGGTGCGCCTGATGGAGGAAGATTGGGATCAAACGGTCCGGAGTCGGGCGAAGGAGGCGGTGGAACGAATGGGGACAGGATGTTGA
- a CDS encoding TIGR00300 family protein, with amino-acid sequence MVEAQETVVLKGHIIDSLILAKVLDTILMMGGTFDLRDVSIGKTRQEPSLARILVRASSPPLLTEILRAIQPHGAAVERESDCRYEGAPADGVFPEDFYATTHLPTQVRLAGRWLDVERIEMDLGIVVASESGGARAIPMGEVKRGELVVCGRSGVRVSPLQRPQEHDVFSFMESQVSAERPHGHIIADVATRMKVLRDRRRAGLQDANVLLVGGPAIIHAGGREALTWLVEAGFIQVLFCGNALAAHDMEADLYGTSLGYGLSAGRVVPHGHEHHLRTINRIRAIGSIAAAVERGVIKQGIMAACVRHGVRIVMAGTIRDDGPLPGVITDSVLAQAAMRAAIPGVGLALLIASTLHSVATGNLLPATVPTVCVDVNPAVPTKLADRGSFQAVGLVMDAASFLRELARALGATL; translated from the coding sequence ATGGTAGAAGCGCAAGAGACGGTCGTTCTCAAGGGCCACATCATCGATTCGCTGATTCTGGCGAAAGTGCTCGACACCATTCTCATGATGGGCGGCACGTTCGATCTGCGTGACGTGTCGATCGGAAAGACCAGACAGGAACCTTCCCTCGCGCGCATTCTCGTGCGGGCCTCGTCCCCCCCGCTGCTGACCGAGATTCTCCGGGCGATCCAACCCCATGGTGCGGCGGTCGAGCGCGAGTCGGATTGCCGCTACGAAGGCGCTCCGGCGGATGGGGTCTTTCCCGAGGACTTTTATGCGACGACGCACCTGCCCACGCAGGTGCGGCTGGCGGGGCGATGGCTCGACGTCGAGCGGATCGAAATGGACCTCGGCATCGTCGTAGCCTCAGAGTCGGGCGGAGCACGTGCAATCCCCATGGGTGAGGTGAAACGGGGCGAGCTGGTCGTGTGCGGACGGTCGGGCGTCCGTGTCAGCCCACTCCAACGTCCGCAAGAGCACGACGTCTTCAGCTTCATGGAGTCTCAGGTTTCGGCGGAGCGGCCGCACGGGCATATCATCGCCGATGTGGCCACACGCATGAAAGTCCTGCGTGACCGCCGGCGCGCAGGGCTTCAGGACGCCAACGTATTGCTGGTCGGAGGGCCCGCCATCATTCATGCGGGAGGGCGGGAGGCCTTGACGTGGCTGGTCGAGGCGGGCTTCATCCAGGTTCTGTTCTGCGGCAACGCCTTGGCGGCACACGACATGGAGGCGGACCTGTACGGCACCTCCTTGGGCTACGGCCTGTCGGCCGGCCGAGTCGTTCCGCACGGGCACGAGCATCATTTGCGGACGATCAACCGTATCCGTGCGATCGGCAGCATCGCCGCTGCCGTGGAGCGCGGGGTGATCAAGCAGGGAATCATGGCGGCCTGCGTGCGTCACGGCGTCCGGATCGTGATGGCCGGTACGATTCGCGATGATGGACCGTTGCCCGGGGTCATCACAGACTCGGTCCTCGCGCAGGCGGCCATGCGGGCGGCGATTCCCGGGGTCGGGCTGGCGCTGCTCATCGCATCCACACTCCATTCTGTCGCGACCGGCAACCTGCTGCCGGCGACGGTTCCGACGGTATGCGTCGACGTGAATCCGGCGGTTCCCACCAAATTGGCCGATCGAGGGAGCTTTCAAGCGGTCGGATTGGTCATGGACGCGGCCTCGTTTCTGCGGGAACTCGCGCGCGCATTGGGAGCGACGCTGTGA
- a CDS encoding metallophosphoesterase, with protein MTVPTASWPDRVRSWVGSCLSEPLYRLFSLVPEWEVGLGQHEITAITQVHGSLAGRRAVHLSDLHLDRYHPRHDRIVEAIDELSPDWIFITGDLLNVPEGLPHLFRFLANLRNIAPVFVTLGNHDHYSGVPQSQFEVLTERHGIILLVNQTTYITTGVGELAIAGVDDPSLHRADLSCVPPPAHRRFTLLLAHAPNILDQLREHHVVDLILCGHSHGGQWRFPGVPTFWLPPGCNGRIDGKHETSRHRLYINRGLGWSFIPFRYRCRPEIGVIDWVDEQACARAA; from the coding sequence ATGACGGTGCCGACGGCGAGTTGGCCTGATCGTGTCCGTTCCTGGGTCGGGTCCTGCTTGAGCGAGCCGCTCTATCGCCTCTTCAGTCTGGTGCCGGAGTGGGAAGTCGGCCTGGGGCAGCACGAAATCACCGCGATCACGCAGGTTCATGGCTCGCTGGCGGGACGTCGCGCCGTTCACCTGAGCGATTTGCACCTCGACCGCTACCACCCGCGACATGACCGGATCGTGGAGGCGATCGATGAGCTGTCGCCGGATTGGATCTTCATCACCGGCGACCTGCTGAACGTTCCGGAAGGGCTGCCGCACCTGTTTCGGTTCCTCGCCAACTTGCGCAATATCGCCCCGGTCTTCGTCACCTTGGGGAATCATGACCACTATAGCGGCGTCCCTCAGTCGCAATTTGAGGTTCTGACGGAACGTCACGGAATCATCCTGCTGGTCAACCAGACGACCTACATCACGACCGGAGTGGGCGAACTCGCCATCGCGGGAGTGGACGATCCCAGTTTACATCGCGCCGATCTTTCGTGCGTCCCTCCGCCGGCGCACCGACGCTTCACCCTGCTCTTGGCCCATGCGCCTAACATCCTCGACCAGCTGAGAGAGCATCACGTGGTCGATCTCATCCTCTGCGGGCACAGTCACGGCGGCCAATGGCGATTTCCCGGAGTCCCCACGTTCTGGCTTCCACCCGGCTGCAACGGTCGAATCGACGGAAAGCATGAGACGAGCCGCCACCGTCTGTACATCAATCGGGGACTCGGCTGGTCGTTCATTCCGTTTCGGTATCGCTGCAGGCCTGAGATCGGCGTGATCGACTGGGTGGATGAACAAGCGTGCGCGCGCGCCGCATAG
- a CDS encoding tRNA pseudouridine(13) synthase TruD: protein MSQPYLTAALPGIGGRIRAVPEDFQVEEMPLYLPCGEGEHLYVKITKRLLSTPDLIRRISSVLGIKVQGIGSAGFKDARAVTTQLLSLHGVTVERMERLKLDEQLLSVEILGRHRNRLRPGHHAGNRFRLVVRDPADHAGRTVPLILGMLRERGVPNYFGPQRQGRRGDNYRVGAELLADEARRQKMSRAKRMWYLNSLQSHLFNQILARRIDRLDRVFAGDWAMKIENGACFLVENAEQEQARADRFEISPTGILFGSRVSWAEGEPGMIERAVVTEHGATPERLTEAAKACGFRGERRPLRVRPDAVEWALDDNVLTVGFSLPPGAYATNVLRELMKTPE, encoded by the coding sequence ATGAGCCAGCCGTATCTGACCGCTGCGCTTCCCGGGATCGGTGGGCGTATCAGAGCCGTTCCGGAGGATTTTCAGGTGGAAGAGATGCCCTTGTATCTTCCTTGCGGAGAAGGTGAGCATCTCTATGTCAAGATCACCAAGAGATTGCTGTCCACTCCGGATCTGATCCGTAGAATCTCGTCTGTCCTGGGCATCAAGGTGCAAGGTATCGGATCTGCCGGCTTCAAAGATGCTCGGGCGGTGACGACGCAACTGCTGTCCCTGCACGGCGTGACCGTGGAGCGGATGGAACGGCTGAAGCTCGACGAACAGCTGTTGTCGGTGGAGATATTGGGGCGACACCGCAACCGACTGCGTCCGGGACACCATGCGGGGAACCGATTTCGATTGGTAGTACGGGATCCGGCGGACCATGCGGGCCGGACCGTTCCGCTGATCCTGGGCATGCTCCGCGAACGCGGGGTGCCCAACTATTTTGGGCCGCAACGGCAGGGGAGACGAGGGGACAACTACCGGGTGGGAGCCGAGCTGTTGGCGGACGAAGCCCGGCGCCAAAAGATGAGCCGCGCCAAACGCATGTGGTATCTGAACAGCCTGCAGTCGCACCTGTTCAATCAGATTCTGGCCCGTAGAATCGATAGGCTGGACCGGGTGTTCGCCGGCGATTGGGCGATGAAGATCGAAAACGGCGCGTGCTTTCTCGTCGAGAACGCCGAACAGGAGCAGGCTCGGGCGGATCGGTTCGAGATCAGTCCGACGGGTATTCTCTTCGGATCGCGCGTATCCTGGGCCGAAGGGGAGCCGGGAATGATCGAACGGGCTGTTGTGACCGAACACGGCGCAACGCCGGAGCGCCTCACCGAGGCCGCAAAGGCCTGTGGATTTCGCGGTGAACGCCGGCCGTTGCGCGTGAGGCCGGACGCGGTCGAGTGGGCCTTGGACGACAACGTTCTGACCGTCGGGTTTTCTCTTCCGCCCGGCGCGTATGCAACGAATGTGTTGCGGGAGCTGATGAAGACTCCCGAGTGA
- a CDS encoding arginine deiminase-related protein, with protein sequence MSRLLVCPPDYFTVDYEINPWMHRSNVVNRERAVAQWHRLIRVLEGELGVTLERMKPVPGLPDLVFTANAGVVVGGKAVPSRFRYPERRREETYFDAWFREHGYDVTTLDEGLYFEGAGDLLGFADGWFGGYRQRSDIRAFPILGDVFGMEILPVELVDGRFYHLDTCFCPLSGGELLYYPLAFDDYGRAAIVERLDARRRLEVPEDEALKFACNAVCIGRHVVLPENCPKTMTLLESHGYQPYPLPLDEFMKSGGSAKCLTLALD encoded by the coding sequence ATGAGCCGGTTGTTGGTCTGTCCCCCAGACTATTTCACGGTGGATTACGAGATCAATCCGTGGATGCACCGGTCCAACGTCGTCAATAGGGAGCGGGCGGTCGCGCAGTGGCATCGTCTCATCCGGGTACTGGAAGGGGAGTTGGGTGTGACGCTGGAGCGGATGAAGCCGGTCCCGGGCCTGCCGGATCTCGTCTTCACGGCCAATGCCGGCGTGGTGGTCGGCGGCAAGGCGGTTCCCAGCCGGTTTCGGTATCCGGAGCGGCGGCGGGAGGAAACGTACTTCGATGCGTGGTTCCGCGAACATGGTTATGACGTGACGACGCTGGATGAAGGTCTGTACTTTGAAGGGGCCGGGGATCTCTTGGGTTTTGCCGACGGATGGTTCGGAGGCTATCGTCAGCGGTCGGACATCCGAGCCTTTCCGATCCTTGGTGATGTCTTTGGAATGGAGATTCTTCCGGTCGAATTGGTGGACGGCCGGTTCTATCACTTGGACACCTGCTTCTGCCCGCTCAGCGGAGGGGAGTTGCTCTACTATCCTCTCGCGTTCGATGACTATGGTCGAGCGGCCATCGTCGAACGACTGGATGCGCGGCGGCGGCTTGAGGTGCCCGAAGATGAGGCGCTCAAGTTTGCCTGCAACGCCGTGTGCATCGGCCGACACGTGGTGCTGCCGGAGAATTGCCCCAAGACCATGACCCTCCTGGAGTCTCACGGCTACCAGCCGTATCCTCTCCCGCTGGACGAATTCATGAAGTCCGGCGGATCCGCCAAGTGCCTGACCCTGGCGCTGGACTGA